A window of the Dyadobacter pollutisoli genome harbors these coding sequences:
- a CDS encoding SusC/RagA family TonB-linked outer membrane protein, which yields MKDHLHCQTWLWVVMKHSVYQFILAAFVISAIQAGPTHAQNLLERIVTIHLDQTNVGAFLNTLEKSTGVDFVYSSKAIGAQRKLSVHHVNQKLSFVLETTLKPMNIGFRLVDGSILLHRSWTDSPGADGDPDNFLGAMPATSPPDRTVTGAVTDEKGEGLPGVSVVLKGTQRGTVTGASGAYSISIGSDADVLVFSFVGYLSKEATIGDRKKIDIALAADTKALDEVMVVGYGTQKKSDLTGSVSSVKGSDLTRLPTQRVDQALQGRAAGVMVQNTDGAPGGNATIRVRGGNSITGGNNALVVVDGIQGVNITTINPNDIESLEVLKDASATAIYGARGANGVILITTKRGASGKAVFNYGFSMGFQRLNHKLDLMNAGYYARKSNDWAATQNGTASAPITPVIPFSTEQIAQLDANGGTDWQNEIYRSGKLQNHQLSVSGGGESARFFVSAGYMNQQGIVVNTKYARYNLRSNLDLKVTSWMNAGINLNVIKDKGNVPPVGEGTRFGDILGQVINTVARFDPVTPVYDANGNYNNKALKGGPDGSKIYADSDVWNPVATALETKSEKNNITNEISTFLDFKLLKGFSLRVTGAASINSNDEQHYYSTKTQPGRGVSGLGDLTESKYQYYQNSNILTYSNVFNKKHALTFTGVAEQQLIQSKSSFISAQGFFSDDTGINDLGGASQINERYNAQAKQVLNSFLGRVNYVFNDKYMITASYRADGSSVFGANNKWGYFPSAAAAWRVSQEAFLENIKAISNLKLRASWGKTGNQAIQPYQTLATVASGFNYPYEGNSAPNVGFALGRAANPNLKWETTQQTNVGMDLGFFAERLVATVDLYKKTTADLLLNKQVEAYTGFTTILSNVGSIQNKGLEISVGGKPLAAGALKWSTSANISFNRSKVLTLLDNAPLAIRTNTGGGYQIYGSGFSLKYLQVGQPVDQMRGYTNLGTWSEAERAEAKKMGQAPGEPKWKDVNGDGKITRAADGLEVIGNASPKFIYGWNNTVSYKDFDLTFLMQGSYGNAIFNAVRIKTENPSNGLSTNLKNRWSAENQNTDVPVFLSSRERNLLELGSNQTSGIGVDQRSSRWIEDGSYLRMKNVTLTYTIPTSIVGRIGISRLSTYVTGINLFTITKYTGYDPEVSSFNAGGAGGLGIDLSNYPTAKSLMFGLNLTF from the coding sequence ATGAAAGACCATCTACATTGTCAAACCTGGCTCTGGGTAGTTATGAAACACTCCGTCTACCAATTTATCCTGGCGGCTTTTGTGATAAGTGCCATTCAGGCAGGGCCCACCCATGCGCAAAACCTGCTGGAACGGATCGTGACGATTCATCTGGACCAGACCAACGTCGGCGCTTTTTTGAATACTCTTGAAAAATCAACGGGCGTCGATTTCGTTTACAGCTCCAAGGCCATTGGCGCGCAGCGCAAACTGTCGGTTCACCACGTTAACCAAAAGCTCTCTTTTGTGCTTGAAACCACATTGAAACCCATGAACATTGGTTTTCGGCTCGTGGACGGCTCCATTCTCTTGCATCGGTCCTGGACAGATTCTCCCGGCGCGGACGGTGACCCGGACAATTTTCTGGGTGCAATGCCTGCCACCAGTCCACCGGACCGAACTGTAACCGGCGCTGTAACTGATGAAAAAGGCGAAGGATTACCCGGCGTCAGTGTCGTGCTCAAAGGCACGCAGCGTGGTACGGTCACCGGTGCGAGCGGGGCGTACAGCATCAGCATCGGCTCGGATGCGGATGTGCTGGTGTTTTCCTTTGTAGGGTATCTCTCAAAGGAAGCTACTATCGGAGACAGAAAAAAGATTGATATAGCACTGGCCGCTGACACCAAAGCACTCGATGAAGTAATGGTAGTAGGATACGGTACCCAGAAAAAGTCAGATCTTACCGGCTCGGTCAGCTCGGTAAAGGGCTCGGATCTGACGCGGCTTCCCACCCAGCGGGTGGATCAGGCTTTGCAGGGCCGCGCTGCTGGCGTCATGGTGCAGAATACGGACGGAGCGCCTGGTGGCAATGCCACTATCCGCGTCAGAGGCGGCAACTCGATAACGGGTGGTAACAATGCGCTGGTGGTGGTGGATGGCATACAGGGGGTCAACATCACGACAATCAACCCCAACGATATTGAATCCCTGGAAGTACTCAAAGATGCTTCGGCCACGGCGATTTATGGAGCGCGTGGCGCAAACGGGGTAATACTGATTACAACCAAAAGGGGCGCATCCGGCAAAGCGGTCTTCAACTACGGTTTCAGCATGGGCTTTCAGAGGCTGAACCATAAACTGGATTTGATGAATGCCGGTTACTATGCCCGCAAGTCCAACGACTGGGCAGCCACACAGAATGGAACGGCCAGCGCGCCCATTACCCCGGTGATACCTTTTTCAACCGAGCAGATTGCGCAGCTGGATGCCAATGGCGGTACGGACTGGCAGAATGAAATATACCGGAGCGGAAAACTGCAGAACCATCAGCTCTCGGTCAGCGGTGGCGGTGAATCGGCCCGTTTTTTCGTCTCGGCCGGTTATATGAACCAACAGGGAATTGTGGTCAATACCAAATACGCCCGTTATAATTTAAGAAGTAACCTGGATCTGAAAGTGACCAGTTGGATGAATGCAGGGATCAACCTGAACGTGATCAAAGACAAGGGCAATGTGCCGCCGGTAGGAGAAGGAACGCGTTTTGGGGATATCCTCGGGCAGGTAATCAATACCGTCGCGCGATTTGACCCGGTTACTCCGGTTTATGATGCCAATGGAAACTACAACAATAAGGCATTGAAAGGCGGCCCGGATGGCTCCAAGATCTATGCAGACAGTGATGTATGGAACCCGGTGGCCACCGCCTTAGAAACCAAGTCGGAGAAAAATAACATTACCAACGAGATCAGCACATTCCTGGATTTTAAACTGCTGAAAGGGTTCTCATTGCGGGTTACTGGCGCTGCCAGCATCAATTCCAATGATGAGCAGCATTATTACAGCACCAAAACCCAGCCGGGCCGTGGCGTGAGCGGACTGGGTGATCTGACCGAAAGCAAGTATCAGTATTACCAGAATTCCAACATTCTCACATACAGCAATGTTTTCAATAAAAAGCATGCGCTAACCTTCACCGGCGTAGCAGAACAGCAGTTGATACAGTCCAAGAGCTCTTTTATCTCCGCTCAGGGATTTTTCAGCGATGATACCGGGATCAATGACCTGGGCGGCGCCTCTCAGATTAATGAACGTTACAATGCGCAGGCAAAGCAGGTTTTGAATTCGTTTCTGGGCCGGGTCAACTACGTATTCAATGACAAATACATGATCACAGCCAGTTACCGGGCTGACGGGTCGTCGGTTTTCGGGGCCAATAATAAATGGGGATATTTTCCATCTGCGGCCGCTGCCTGGCGCGTTTCCCAGGAAGCATTTCTTGAAAATATCAAGGCTATTTCCAATTTAAAGCTGCGCGCGAGCTGGGGTAAAACCGGTAATCAGGCTATTCAGCCCTATCAAACCCTGGCAACGGTTGCTTCTGGTTTCAACTATCCCTACGAAGGCAACAGTGCGCCCAATGTAGGCTTTGCGCTGGGTCGGGCGGCCAATCCCAACCTGAAATGGGAAACTACCCAGCAGACCAATGTGGGTATGGACCTGGGCTTCTTTGCAGAGCGGTTGGTTGCCACAGTGGACCTTTATAAAAAGACCACTGCGGACCTTTTGCTAAACAAACAGGTAGAGGCCTACACAGGCTTTACGACGATTCTTTCCAATGTGGGCTCGATACAAAACAAAGGACTTGAAATTTCTGTCGGAGGTAAGCCTCTGGCGGCCGGGGCGCTAAAATGGAGCACATCGGCCAATATTTCTTTCAACCGAAGTAAGGTATTGACCCTGCTTGACAATGCTCCTTTGGCCATCCGGACCAATACGGGTGGAGGCTACCAGATCTACGGCAGCGGTTTTTCTTTGAAGTACTTACAGGTAGGTCAGCCGGTAGATCAGATGCGCGGCTATACCAACCTGGGAACTTGGAGTGAAGCAGAGCGTGCCGAGGCTAAGAAAATGGGACAGGCGCCAGGGGAGCCGAAGTGGAAAGATGTGAACGGAGACGGCAAAATAACCAGGGCAGCCGACGGGTTGGAAGTGATCGGGAATGCTTCGCCCAAGTTTATCTATGGCTGGAATAACACGGTGAGCTACAAAGATTTCGATCTGACTTTTCTGATGCAAGGCAGTTATGGCAATGCGATTTTTAATGCCGTCAGAATTAAAACCGAAAACCCCTCCAACGGGCTAAGCACCAATCTTAAAAACAGATGGAGCGCTGAAAATCAAAATACGGACGTGCCCGTGTTTTTGAGCTCACGGGAAAGAAACCTGCTGGAACTGGGCAGTAATCAAACCTCGGGGATTGGCGTCGACCAGCGTTCCAGCCGTTGGATCGAGGATGGCTCCTACCTGCGGATGAAAAATGTAACCCTTACCTATACTATTCCCACATCCATTGTCGGCAGGATAGGAATCAGCAGGCTCTCGACCTATGTGACGGGTATTAACCTGTTTACCATCACCAAGTACACGGGCTACGACCCGGAGGTGAGCTCCTTTAATGCCGGCGGGGCCGGTGGTCTGGGTATTGACCTGAGCAATTATCCGACGGCCAAATCACTCATGTTTGGACTTAATCTGACATTTTAA
- a CDS encoding amidohydrolase family protein codes for MLKFLGYTLLFIISIGICPAQRADSLLLKNYRPHSIYKIPVTKITKASHPVIDMHAHQGNVKTDAELKEWVKRMDRFGIEKTIILTMLTGAGFDSVYKAYAPYGERFELWCGFDYTGYNKPGWSQKAVKELERCAKLGAKGVGELGDKGLGEVFSKPVAAHGMHIDDQRMKPLFEKCGQLKLPVNVHVAEPMWMYEPADSTNDGLMNAFEWRVDQSKPGFLGHGALIRTLENVVRDNPGTTFIACHLANCEYDLTILGRLLSQYQNLYADFAARYAEIAPIPRYMHQFFEKYQDKLLYGTDMQATDYMYETTFRVLETKDEHFYAIDLTGYHWPLQGFGLSDAVLKKIYKTNAAQILSRK; via the coding sequence ATGTTAAAATTCCTCGGTTACACATTGCTTTTTATCATTTCTATAGGAATCTGCCCGGCCCAACGGGCAGATTCCCTGCTGCTGAAAAACTACCGGCCGCATTCGATTTACAAGATTCCGGTAACCAAAATTACCAAAGCCAGCCATCCGGTCATCGACATGCATGCCCACCAGGGTAATGTGAAGACCGATGCCGAATTGAAAGAATGGGTAAAGCGCATGGATCGTTTTGGAATCGAAAAAACCATCATACTTACCATGCTGACTGGCGCAGGGTTTGACTCGGTCTATAAAGCCTATGCGCCTTACGGCGAGCGTTTTGAGCTATGGTGCGGCTTTGATTATACGGGTTATAACAAGCCTGGATGGAGTCAGAAAGCAGTCAAAGAGCTGGAACGATGCGCAAAGCTTGGCGCCAAAGGTGTAGGCGAGCTGGGTGATAAAGGCCTTGGGGAGGTTTTTTCCAAGCCGGTGGCCGCGCACGGCATGCATATCGATGATCAGCGCATGAAGCCCTTGTTTGAGAAATGCGGCCAGTTGAAGTTGCCGGTGAATGTCCATGTTGCCGAACCAATGTGGATGTACGAGCCGGCCGACTCAACCAATGACGGCTTGATGAATGCCTTCGAGTGGAGAGTCGACCAAAGTAAACCAGGGTTTTTGGGGCATGGTGCGTTGATCCGTACGCTTGAAAATGTGGTGCGTGACAACCCCGGGACGACATTCATTGCCTGTCATTTAGCCAATTGCGAATATGATCTGACCATTCTGGGGCGCTTGTTGTCCCAATACCAAAACCTGTATGCAGATTTTGCCGCCAGGTATGCCGAGATCGCGCCGATACCGAGGTATATGCATCAATTTTTTGAAAAGTATCAGGATAAGCTCTTATACGGGACCGATATGCAGGCCACCGACTACATGTATGAAACCACTTTCAGGGTACTGGAAACCAAGGATGAACATTTTTATGCTATTGATCTGACGGGTTACCACTGGCCGCTGCAAGGCTTTGGGCTCAGTGATGCGGTTTTAAAGAAAATTTACAAAACCAACGCGGCCCAAATACTGAGCAGAAAATAG
- a CDS encoding RagB/SusD family nutrient uptake outer membrane protein — protein sequence MKKNIFYPAKSIVALLLIILSFSCESLQEAPAGISTPRNFYATLSQCEAAYAGSINALFVTWGGYQNIPAFPDGHFEGTSLDFGVSSFNDLWNWHYKSIANINAVLKAVKGGSLAGNSQDAIDQVVAQGRFLRAFNYFTLVRLYGKIPYLTEETPDPVLTPLTPESRLEVAKVYDLLEADLAFAADHLGDYEAATPGKPNKWIAKGFLAKAYLTRATAPLNQSEYYAKARDVADEVITKGPYKLLPNLQDVFKTANNRSMEIMFAFYTTPQTPYMPGNAWAPSEMDGWSGGPVKIYWASNIYPEQPRKHNYLLLDFTSDIYDPAAPIINWSKSADGVPYIGKYNMPNLTYEQQVSGGDAGIEMKLLRFADILLIYAEAANMAGGAPTQLAVDRLNLIIDRANAATGKEARATLALSKAAFDQKVIDERSYELCFENDRYFDVLRKRILEQVNLPDNAQGFQQTDYLLPIPALDAKAIGQNAGY from the coding sequence ATGAAAAAGAATATATTCTACCCAGCTAAAAGTATTGTCGCGTTACTTTTGATCATACTCAGTTTCTCCTGCGAGAGTCTACAGGAAGCACCCGCAGGGATCTCCACCCCGCGGAATTTCTATGCGACCCTCAGTCAGTGTGAGGCAGCTTATGCCGGATCGATCAACGCCCTGTTTGTCACATGGGGAGGGTATCAGAACATACCTGCTTTTCCCGATGGCCACTTTGAAGGTACCAGTCTTGACTTTGGGGTTTCCTCCTTCAATGATCTTTGGAACTGGCATTATAAATCCATTGCCAACATTAATGCAGTGCTGAAAGCGGTCAAAGGTGGAAGCCTGGCCGGTAATTCGCAGGATGCAATCGATCAGGTCGTGGCGCAGGGGAGATTTCTGAGAGCATTCAACTATTTCACACTGGTACGTTTGTATGGCAAAATTCCCTATCTCACAGAAGAAACGCCTGATCCGGTACTGACGCCATTAACACCCGAGTCCCGTCTGGAAGTGGCCAAGGTCTACGATCTGCTGGAAGCCGATCTGGCGTTTGCAGCAGATCATCTGGGCGACTACGAAGCGGCAACGCCTGGCAAACCCAATAAATGGATTGCCAAAGGATTTTTGGCCAAAGCGTATTTGACCCGGGCAACAGCTCCACTCAATCAAAGCGAATATTATGCAAAAGCGCGCGATGTGGCCGATGAGGTCATTACCAAAGGGCCTTACAAGCTGCTACCGAATTTGCAGGATGTCTTCAAAACAGCCAACAACCGCAGCATGGAAATTATGTTTGCCTTCTATACGACACCCCAAACCCCTTACATGCCGGGCAATGCCTGGGCGCCTTCCGAAATGGACGGATGGAGCGGTGGCCCTGTGAAGATTTACTGGGCATCCAACATTTATCCCGAGCAGCCCCGCAAGCACAACTATCTGCTGCTTGACTTTACCTCGGACATTTATGATCCTGCCGCGCCGATCATTAACTGGTCCAAATCTGCCGACGGAGTACCCTACATTGGTAAATACAATATGCCTAACCTTACTTATGAGCAGCAGGTCAGCGGTGGTGATGCAGGTATCGAAATGAAGCTGCTGCGTTTTGCCGACATCCTGCTCATCTACGCAGAAGCAGCCAACATGGCAGGCGGCGCGCCTACCCAACTTGCGGTAGACCGGCTGAATCTGATCATAGACCGGGCCAATGCAGCTACGGGCAAGGAAGCAAGGGCAACCCTAGCATTGAGCAAAGCGGCTTTTGACCAAAAGGTAATTGACGAAAGGAGCTATGAGCTTTGTTTTGAAAACGACCGGTACTTTGATGTTTTAAGAAAACGGATTTTAGAGCAGGTCAATCTGCCGGACAATGCACAGGGCTTCCAGCAGACTGATTACCTGCTGCCTATACCGGCCCTGGATGCCAAAGCAATCGGGCAGAATGCGGGGTATTGA
- a CDS encoding FecR family protein, giving the protein MNRSALLGLLTRYEAHTCTPAEIQLVEQWYELLGEPIEIPLSEEQWLIMEQKLWSQVQPQSQLAGADPVPFIRPLWRQLAVAASGIAAAIAIVIGLNGNQKILPNWFGPQSLIDKVEQAQWTQFVNQTDKSKEVKLPDGSIVVLSPHAQLAMHKDFNQKTRDVRLLGEASFRVHRDPSRPFLVYSGDIITKVLGTTFLVRTGDPGQPIQVIVQSGKVTVYRQTAKDLTNVSPNRGVILTPNQKATYFPDNEQFVTSIAEDPQPIVAAVSAAVAAPSLEFEDTPIGQVIHQLEVIYGTEIELEQESLSHCPFTGNLTHQALFTKLELLCGTINGSYEVRGTKILITGKGCQ; this is encoded by the coding sequence ATGAATCGATCTGCCCTTCTTGGCTTATTAACCCGTTACGAAGCACATACATGTACACCGGCCGAAATCCAGCTCGTTGAGCAGTGGTACGAATTGCTTGGAGAGCCCATAGAAATTCCGCTCTCAGAAGAGCAGTGGCTTATCATGGAGCAAAAGCTGTGGAGTCAGGTGCAGCCGCAAAGCCAGCTGGCAGGTGCGGACCCCGTACCTTTCATCCGGCCATTGTGGCGTCAACTCGCCGTGGCCGCTTCTGGTATAGCTGCCGCGATCGCCATCGTGATAGGTTTAAATGGGAACCAGAAAATTCTCCCAAACTGGTTTGGACCGCAGTCGCTGATCGACAAAGTGGAACAGGCCCAGTGGACGCAGTTTGTTAATCAGACCGACAAGTCCAAGGAAGTGAAACTGCCCGATGGAAGTATTGTTGTGCTCTCCCCGCATGCGCAACTGGCCATGCATAAGGATTTCAATCAGAAAACCAGGGATGTGAGATTGCTGGGCGAGGCCAGCTTCCGCGTACATCGTGATCCCAGCCGGCCATTTCTGGTGTATTCTGGTGATATCATTACAAAAGTATTGGGCACGACATTTCTGGTCCGGACAGGCGATCCAGGACAACCTATTCAGGTGATCGTTCAAAGCGGTAAGGTGACCGTGTACAGGCAGACGGCCAAAGACCTTACCAATGTCAGCCCCAATCGCGGTGTGATTTTGACTCCCAATCAGAAAGCAACCTATTTTCCTGATAACGAGCAGTTCGTGACCAGTATCGCCGAGGACCCTCAGCCCATTGTCGCGGCTGTGTCAGCGGCGGTGGCAGCCCCCTCGCTGGAATTTGAGGATACACCCATTGGCCAGGTGATCCATCAGCTGGAAGTCATCTACGGAACGGAAATTGAATTGGAGCAGGAATCTTTGAGCCATTGTCCATTTACTGGAAATCTCACGCACCAGGCCTTGTTTACCAAACTGGAACTGCTTTGCGGAACCATCAACGGGAGCTACGAAGTGCGTGGGACCAAGATTTTGATTACAGGAAAAGGCTGTCAATAA